One part of the Theropithecus gelada isolate Dixy chromosome 5, Tgel_1.0, whole genome shotgun sequence genome encodes these proteins:
- the TIGD2 gene encoding tigger transposable element-derived protein 2, giving the protein MLGKRKRVVLTIKDKLDIIKKLEEGISFKKLSVVYGIGESTVRDIKKNKERIINYANSSDPTSGVSKRKSMKSSTYEELDRVMIEWFNQQKTDGIPVSGTICAKQAKFFFDALGMEGDFNASSGWLTRFKQRHGIPKAAGKGTKLKGDETAASEFCGSFQEFVERENLQPEQIYGADQTGLFWKCLPSRTLTLETEQSTSGCRSSRERIIIMCCANATGLHKLNLCVVGKAKKPRAFKGTDLSNLPVTYYSQKGAWIEQSVFRQWFEKYFVPQVQKHLKSKGLLEKAVLLLDFPPAHPNEEMLSSDDGRIIVKYLPPNVTSLIQPMSQGVLATVKRYYRAGLLQKYMDEGIDPKIFWKNLTVLDAIYEVSRAWSMVKSSTITKAWKKLFPGNEENSGMNIDEGAILAANLATVLQNTEECEHVDIETIDQWFDSRSNDSSCQVLADSESAEDQTKAAEQKPSSKSRKTELNPEKHISHKAALEWTENLLDYLEQQDDMLLSDKLVLRRLRTIIRKKQKIQNNKNH; this is encoded by the coding sequence ATGTTGGGGAAACGCAAGCGTGTGGTGTTGACAATTAAGGACAAGCTTGACATTATTAAGAAACTTGAGGAAGGCATCTCTTTCAAAAAACTTTCTGTGGTGTACGGAATCGGTGAATCCACAGTTCGtgatattaaaaagaacaaagaaaggatTATAAACTATGCAAACAGTTCAGATCCTACCAGTGGGGTATCCAAACGTAAATCTATGAAGTCATCAACATATGAGGAGCTTGATAGAGTTATGATAGAGTGGTTTAACCAACAGAAAACAGATGGGATTCCAGTGTCCGGAACGATTTGTGCAAAACAAGCCAAGTTCTTTTTTGATGCTTTGGGGATGGAAGGTGATTTTAATGCATCGTCAGGCTGGCTAACTCGATTTAAGCAGCGCCATGGTATTCCAAAGGCTGCTGGTAAAGgaacaaaattaaaaggagatGAAACTGCTGCCAGTGAATTTTGTGGTAGCTTTCAGGAATTTGTTGAAAGAGAGAATCTACAACCAGAGCAAATTTATGGTGCTGATCAAACTGGATTGTTCTGGAAATGCCTACCATCAAGGACATTAACTCTTGAAACTGAACAAAGTACTTCTGGGTGTAGGTCAAGCAGAGAGAGAATCATTATTATGTGTTGCGCAAATGCCACAGGTTTACACAAACTTAATCTTTGTGTTGTGGGGAAGGCCAAAAAGCCCCGAGCATTCAAAGGCACTGACCTTTCAAACCTTCCTGTGACATATTACAGTCAAAAAGGTGCATGGATAGAACAGTCTGTTTTCAGACAGTGGTTTGAAAAGTACTTTGTGCCACAGGTACAGAAGCATTTGAAATCCAAGGGACTTTTAGAAAAAGCAGTGCTGCTTTTAGATTTCCCCCCAGCACATCCAAATGAAGAAATGTTGAGTTCAGATGATGGCAGaataattgtgaaatatttgCCACCAAATGTCACAAGTCTGATTCAACCAATGAGCCAGGGAGTTCTAGCCACTGTAAAAAGATACTACCGAGCAGGACTTCTCCAGAAATACATGGATGAAGGAATTGAcccaaaaatattttggaagaacTTGACAGTGTTGGATGCAATTTATGAAGTGTCAAGAGCTTGGAGCATGGTAAAATCAAGTACCATAACCAAAGCATGGAAAAAACTTTTCCCTGGCAATGAAGAGAATTCAGGTATGAACATTGATGAAGGAGCCATTTTAGCAGCTAATTTAGCAACAGTTTTACAGAACACAGAAGAATGTGAACATGTTGACATTGAGACTATTGATCAGTGGTTCGACTCTCGGAGCAATGACTCAAGCTGTCAGGTGCTGGCTGACAGTGAAAGTGCCGAGGACCAGACCAAGGCTGCTGAGCAAAAGCCTTCCAGTAAGAGTAGAAAAACAGAGCTGAATCCAGAGAAGCATATTAGCCATAAAGCTGCACTTGAATGGACTGAAAATTTACTGGATTACCTTGAACAACAAGACGACATGCTTCTGTCTGATAAATTGGTATTAAGGAGGCTTCGGaccataataagaaaaaaacagaagatccaaaataacaaaaatcattaA